One genomic segment of Candidatus Neomarinimicrobiota bacterium includes these proteins:
- a CDS encoding ABC transporter substrate-binding protein, translated as MKRFQVVVLMLFVAALGLWSCGGGEKQAADTSAAEGKIAQKDITTTAEDGGYGFEKLAEELGYQTYVIPPEEQIYFGDPRAKKGGNFRHITSRFPATMRTEGQNANYIENNTISGLCYEGLVTTHPLTLEFIPSLASHWKISDDKMKFWFRINPDARWSDGREVIAEDVVATWDLHMDETILSPSDQLVYGKFDRPVIESKYIVSVVCQELSWRNLLYFGGMAILPSYYLNQVDGSEYLKEYQFKMLPGTGPYIIHTEDIINQESFTFTRRPDHWAKDDPMNKYAANFDKIKFIVVKDNNALIFEKFKKGESDFYTISAAREWVEETDFEAVQKGWIQKHKVYSERPAGTSGYAFNMRKWPFDDKRVRMAFSYLYNREKMNEEMYYNEYSMMNSLYSGSAYENPDNEKVFYNPEKAVQLLKEAGYKTRNDEGWLVHENGRVLRFEIGISKGVDYMVTPVQQMMKDYGIDMQIKYIDGNANWKNLMERNFTIYMQSWGGLVYPNPETSLKSSLADENNTNNIGGFKSDRVDELLVEYDVTFKQARRVEIIREIDGLYSDIHPAAWGIARNYQRIAYWDKFGYPEYMVSRYGGDYRSVFTLWWYEPEKEAALEAAMASDSDLPIGEIDVKFWPEYLKASNN; from the coding sequence ATGAAACGTTTTCAGGTCGTTGTTTTGATGCTTTTTGTAGCAGCCCTGGGGCTTTGGTCCTGTGGTGGGGGAGAAAAACAAGCAGCTGATACTTCAGCAGCAGAGGGCAAGATTGCACAAAAAGATATTACTACAACTGCAGAGGATGGCGGTTACGGCTTTGAGAAGCTTGCCGAAGAACTTGGATACCAAACCTATGTTATACCTCCTGAAGAACAAATTTATTTTGGTGATCCACGGGCGAAAAAAGGTGGAAACTTTCGTCACATCACCTCCCGTTTCCCGGCGACTATGCGTACTGAGGGCCAGAATGCCAATTATATTGAAAATAACACTATTTCAGGCCTTTGTTATGAAGGTTTGGTCACCACTCACCCCCTTACCCTGGAGTTCATCCCTTCGTTGGCCAGCCATTGGAAGATCTCTGATGATAAAATGAAATTTTGGTTCCGTATCAATCCTGATGCCCGTTGGTCGGACGGTCGTGAAGTCATTGCTGAGGATGTTGTGGCTACCTGGGATTTGCACATGGATGAAACCATTCTCTCACCTTCTGACCAGTTGGTCTATGGGAAATTTGATCGTCCGGTTATTGAAAGCAAATATATTGTTTCTGTGGTTTGTCAGGAATTGAGCTGGCGCAATTTGCTGTACTTTGGTGGAATGGCGATTCTGCCATCTTATTACCTGAATCAGGTGGATGGTTCAGAATATTTGAAGGAATACCAGTTTAAGATGTTGCCTGGTACCGGACCCTACATCATCCATACAGAGGATATTATTAATCAGGAATCTTTTACCTTTACCCGCCGACCGGATCACTGGGCTAAAGATGATCCCATGAATAAATATGCAGCTAATTTTGACAAGATCAAGTTTATCGTTGTGAAAGACAACAATGCGCTGATCTTTGAAAAATTCAAAAAAGGTGAAAGTGATTTTTATACGATTTCAGCAGCTCGCGAATGGGTTGAAGAAACTGATTTTGAAGCTGTCCAAAAAGGCTGGATCCAAAAACATAAGGTCTATTCTGAACGACCAGCAGGTACATCCGGTTATGCGTTTAATATGCGGAAATGGCCCTTTGATGACAAACGCGTTCGCATGGCTTTCTCATATTTATACAACCGGGAAAAGATGAATGAAGAGATGTACTATAATGAGTACTCTATGATGAACTCACTTTACTCAGGTTCTGCTTATGAGAATCCGGACAATGAAAAGGTTTTTTATAACCCGGAAAAAGCAGTTCAACTTTTAAAGGAGGCTGGGTATAAAACGAGAAATGATGAAGGTTGGCTGGTTCATGAAAATGGCCGAGTGCTGCGCTTTGAAATCGGCATATCTAAAGGTGTAGATTATATGGTTACTCCGGTTCAGCAGATGATGAAAGATTATGGTATCGATATGCAGATCAAGTACATCGATGGCAATGCCAACTGGAAAAATCTTATGGAGCGTAACTTTACGATCTATATGCAAAGTTGGGGTGGTCTGGTTTATCCCAATCCGGAGACTTCGTTAAAATCCTCGCTGGCTGATGAAAACAATACCAATAATATTGGTGGCTTTAAAAGTGATCGCGTCGATGAATTGCTAGTAGAATATGATGTGACCTTTAAACAGGCTCGCCGAGTTGAAATTATCCGTGAGATCGATGGTCTTTACTCAGATATCCATCCTGCTGCCTGGGGTATTGCCCGGAACTATCAGCGTATAGCCTATTGGGATAAATTTGGATATCCAGAATATATGGTTAGTCGCTATGGTGGAGATTACCGTTCCGTATTTACGCTCTGGTGGTATGAGCCGGAAAAAGAGGCTGCCCTGGAAGCGGCCATGGCCAGCGATAGTGATTTACCCATTGGTGAGATTGATGTAAAGTTTTGGCCGGAATATCTTAAGGCAAGTAATAATTGA
- a CDS encoding ABC transporter ATP-binding protein, which produces MADFRQNIYSNMWDIRGSEIAMIFQEPMTSLNPVFTIGMQMMESVRPTSLKETLKAWFVNKAKGLKEITMPGRLKTSGIVGFIFLVFSQLAAGWSFLPLDILKTLIIGGLVPTFIAYFILGIDKLISSEFKENHEKLFNDAVGLLDMVGIPDAKRRMDDYPHQFSGGMRQRVMIAMALSKNPSLLIADEPTTALDVTIQAQILDLMLDLKKTDTDAAVVLITHDLAVVAETCERVIVMYGGLIQEVAEVNDLFSNPLHPYTHGLLGSIPRPDKERKLNRLETIPGMVPNILNLPVGCKFCTRCSVKLNKCDTEEPPLQEVSPGHFVRCFVVQEGQVSA; this is translated from the coding sequence ATTGCAGACTTTAGACAGAATATCTATAGCAATATGTGGGACATTCGTGGTTCTGAGATTGCCATGATCTTTCAAGAACCCATGACCTCATTGAACCCGGTATTCACTATTGGGATGCAGATGATGGAGTCCGTTCGCCCGACCTCATTGAAAGAAACCCTGAAGGCCTGGTTTGTGAATAAAGCAAAAGGCCTAAAAGAAATTACAATGCCGGGTCGCCTCAAAACCTCTGGTATTGTTGGATTCATTTTTCTCGTGTTCTCTCAGTTGGCAGCGGGTTGGAGTTTTCTGCCCCTTGATATACTGAAGACGCTCATAATCGGTGGTTTAGTGCCAACTTTCATCGCCTACTTTATTCTTGGTATTGATAAACTAATAAGTTCTGAGTTTAAAGAAAATCACGAGAAACTTTTCAATGATGCAGTTGGCCTGCTTGATATGGTTGGAATTCCAGATGCAAAACGTCGCATGGATGATTATCCCCACCAATTTTCAGGGGGTATGCGTCAGCGAGTCATGATTGCCATGGCGCTCTCGAAAAACCCATCACTGTTGATCGCAGATGAACCAACCACTGCTCTGGATGTTACCATTCAAGCTCAGATTCTGGATCTGATGCTGGATCTCAAAAAAACAGATACGGATGCAGCGGTAGTATTGATCACCCACGATTTAGCCGTGGTTGCTGAAACTTGCGAAAGAGTCATTGTTATGTATGGTGGTCTGATCCAGGAAGTTGCTGAAGTGAATGATCTTTTTAGTAATCCCCTTCATCCCTACACCCACGGCTTACTGGGATCTATTCCCCGTCCCGATAAAGAGCGCAAGCTTAATAGACTGGAAACAATCCCCGGCATGGTTCCAAATATTCTGAATCTCCCTGTGGGTTGTAAATTCTGTACACGCTGTAGTGTTAAATTGAATAAATGTGATACGGAGGAGCCGCCATTGCAGGAAGTTAGTCCGGGTCATTTTGTGCGCTGTTTTGTGGTTCAGGAAGGCCAGGTGTCCGCATGA
- a CDS encoding ABC transporter permease subunit, giving the protein MPEQQEISLSILKKRWLKFKTLKRGYYSFIILLILYGLSWFLPVLINNRPLVLSYEGDFYFPAIIGYYAGSEFGQDVPGEAVYRQLQETWQAEESDNWIVMPLYPYSPFEDITVTGNKMYEQPGGNHWLGTDNTGRDVFARLCYAFNISISFALVLTVLNYIIGIIIGGSMGYFGGRFDLFFQRIIEVWSSLPMLFVIIIISSIIRPSFFLLVFIYTIVNWIGMTYLMRAEFYREKSKDYVAASLSMGQTNFKVMFKHILPNAMVPIITFFPFAIVGGISALVGLDYLGFGMPPPTPSWGQMLDVGLQNISKWWMVFAPVSALFSTLIMVVFIGEAVREAFDPKVYSRLR; this is encoded by the coding sequence ATGCCTGAACAACAAGAAATTTCGTTATCCATCCTGAAGAAGCGCTGGCTTAAGTTTAAAACCCTGAAGCGCGGCTACTATTCCTTCATTATACTACTGATTCTCTATGGTCTGTCCTGGTTTTTGCCAGTGCTCATCAATAATAGACCGCTGGTTTTGAGCTATGAAGGTGATTTCTATTTTCCTGCAATAATTGGGTATTATGCCGGCTCAGAGTTTGGTCAGGATGTTCCCGGTGAAGCTGTTTACCGGCAACTCCAGGAAACCTGGCAGGCAGAGGAAAGTGATAATTGGATCGTCATGCCGCTCTATCCATACAGCCCCTTTGAAGACATTACGGTAACGGGCAATAAAATGTATGAACAACCAGGTGGAAATCACTGGCTGGGAACAGATAATACTGGTCGTGACGTTTTTGCGCGGCTTTGTTATGCGTTCAATATTTCCATTTCTTTTGCGCTTGTCCTTACCGTTCTGAACTATATCATCGGTATTATCATCGGGGGTAGCATGGGCTACTTTGGCGGTAGATTTGATCTTTTCTTTCAGCGTATTATTGAAGTCTGGTCCAGTTTGCCCATGTTATTTGTCATTATTATTATCAGTTCCATTATTCGTCCCTCTTTCTTTCTCCTGGTCTTTATCTACACCATTGTGAACTGGATCGGGATGACCTATCTGATGAGAGCTGAATTTTATCGTGAGAAATCCAAAGATTATGTGGCTGCCTCCCTATCTATGGGGCAAACCAATTTCAAAGTTATGTTCAAACACATCCTACCCAATGCGATGGTCCCAATTATTACTTTCTTTCCTTTTGCTATCGTCGGTGGCATATCAGCGTTGGTTGGTTTGGATTATCTGGGCTTTGGGATGCCACCACCAACGCCAAGCTGGGGACAAATGCTGGATGTTGGACTGCAAAACATTTCCAAATGGTGGATGGTTTTCGCGCCGGTTTCGGCTCTATTTTCAACATTGATCATGGTTGTGTTTATTGGGGAAGCGGTACGTGAAGCCTTTGACCCCAAAGTATATTCGAGGTTGCGATGA
- a CDS encoding ABC transporter permease subunit → MTTYFIRRILLMIPTFLGSTMLIFVILQMAPGGPLEQTIQQLQAGAMQSGESVGSVGDIMGGGSSILPPSALRELKRFYGFDKPIYQRYLSWLGVWPREIKHREVKFLNDATEAQKNVGRGTYMTLKLDGDQVLVYDEEGTISNIWKASIDAEGSEENMILTTIFQTEFSGILTGNLGTSYTYDLPVTEVMAPRFKISVFFGLSGLLLSYLVCIPLGIRKALNHGSTFDFLSSVVIFAAYSIPGYALGGVLLVLFGGGSYWDVLPLGGFRSPSEVWENLTLFGQIKDQLWHAVLPIIAWSIGSFAGLTVLMKNSLLENISQDYIRTAFAKGLQEKRVIWVHAIRNSIIPIASGIGGVIGIVIAGSYLIEKVFNIDGFGKMGFQAILDRDYPITMGFLVIVVVIRLVANILSDITLATVDPRIRFK, encoded by the coding sequence ATGACCACATATTTTATACGACGTATCCTCCTCATGATCCCCACTTTTCTGGGATCGACCATGCTCATCTTTGTAATTTTACAGATGGCGCCAGGTGGACCATTGGAGCAAACGATTCAGCAGTTACAGGCTGGTGCCATGCAAAGTGGTGAATCTGTTGGCAGCGTAGGAGATATCATGGGCGGTGGCAGCTCTATTCTTCCTCCCTCTGCTCTTCGGGAGTTGAAACGTTTCTATGGTTTTGATAAGCCGATCTATCAGCGCTACCTCAGTTGGCTGGGGGTTTGGCCCAGAGAAATCAAACACCGTGAGGTAAAATTTCTCAATGACGCTACTGAAGCTCAAAAGAATGTGGGACGCGGAACCTACATGACACTTAAGCTTGATGGTGATCAAGTCCTCGTTTATGACGAAGAGGGTACGATCAGTAACATCTGGAAAGCCTCTATTGATGCAGAAGGCTCTGAAGAGAACATGATCTTGACCACCATCTTTCAAACTGAATTCTCTGGTATCCTGACTGGAAATTTAGGGACTTCGTATACCTACGATTTGCCTGTGACAGAAGTAATGGCACCTCGTTTTAAAATATCCGTCTTTTTTGGACTCAGCGGCTTATTGCTTTCTTATCTGGTCTGTATTCCATTGGGGATCAGGAAAGCATTGAACCATGGATCAACTTTTGATTTTCTCTCCAGTGTTGTCATCTTTGCCGCATACTCAATTCCCGGTTATGCCCTGGGTGGGGTTTTGCTTGTGCTTTTTGGAGGGGGCTCTTATTGGGACGTTTTACCCCTGGGCGGTTTTCGCTCTCCCTCCGAAGTCTGGGAAAATTTAACCCTCTTTGGACAGATTAAAGATCAACTCTGGCATGCCGTCTTGCCGATCATTGCCTGGTCTATCGGCAGTTTTGCCGGGCTAACGGTTCTCATGAAAAACAGTTTGCTGGAAAATATCTCCCAGGATTATATCCGAACTGCATTCGCAAAAGGTCTACAGGAAAAACGGGTTATCTGGGTTCATGCTATTCGGAATTCAATCATTCCCATTGCCTCAGGAATTGGTGGCGTGATCGGAATAGTGATTGCCGGATCCTATCTGATTGAGAAAGTATTCAATATTGACGGTTTTGGAAAAATGGGATTCCAGGCGATTCTGGATCGAGATTACCCCATTACCATGGGCTTTCTGGTTATTGTGGTTGTCATCCGTCTGGTGGCCAATATCCTTTCTGATATTACTTTGGCTACAGTTGACCCAAGAATCAGGTTTAAGTAA